In one window of Pseudobythopirellula maris DNA:
- a CDS encoding polynucleotide kinase-phosphatase, with translation MNFSTPNLSLVVLIGPSGSGKSTFARQHFLGTEVLSSDYCRGLVSDDENNQAATGDAFDVLHYVAAKRLAAGKLTVVDATNVQRESRVSLVKLAREYHTLPVAIVFNLPEEVCQERNKSRADRDFGPHVIRNQRSQLRRSLKSLKREGFRHIFKLETPDEVEAATIERVPLWNDKRDEHGPFDFIGDVHGCCDELEELLVQLGYESRPVADPGPGWTDCCYVHPQGRKAAFVGDLVDRGPRVLDTLSLVRNMVMAGSAICVPGNHDAKLLRKLRGKNVQLTHGLAETKEEIDAIAEEQQEAFRKELSSFLDGLVSHYVLDDGKIVVAHAGMKESMQGRGSGKVREFALYGETTGETDEFGLPVRYPWASEYRGDAMVVYGHTPVPEAEWLNKTINIDTGCVFGGALTALRYPELETVSVKAKQTYCEPSRPFLDEDEKAPTLSSQQANDDLLDLADVTGKRIVSTRLRPNITIREENGTAALEVMSRFAADPRWLVYLPPTMSPSETSTKEGYLEHPEEALGYFRSQGVPNVVCEEKHMGSRAVVVVCRDQETATKRFGVEEEAGIITTRTGRRFFNDLGMESALLSRVRDALSGAGFWEEHQTDWVVLDCELMPWSAKAQELVKSQYAAVGSAANSALPPVLEALESTANRLSGEESDLLEGLAEQFGRQRESASRFVDAYRHYCWPVESVEDYKLAPFHILATEGKVHVQQNHEWHMQSLAKVCEQDPKVLLATPYHVVDVTDPKQVDQAISWWTELTEAGGEGMVVKPLAFVPWKNSIARGKRGLLQPAVKCRGREYLRIIYSPDYTSEANLSRLRSRGVGAKRSLALREFALGVEALERFVRREPLRRVHECVFGVLALESEPVDPRL, from the coding sequence ATGAACTTTTCGACTCCCAACCTGTCGCTCGTCGTCCTCATCGGCCCCAGCGGTTCCGGCAAGAGCACGTTCGCGCGCCAGCACTTCCTCGGCACCGAGGTGCTGTCGAGCGATTACTGCCGCGGTCTCGTGAGCGACGACGAGAACAACCAGGCGGCGACGGGTGACGCCTTCGACGTGCTGCACTACGTCGCCGCTAAACGGCTCGCGGCGGGCAAGCTGACTGTGGTCGACGCAACCAACGTGCAGCGAGAATCACGGGTATCGTTAGTGAAGCTCGCGCGCGAGTACCACACGCTGCCGGTCGCGATCGTCTTCAACCTGCCTGAGGAGGTCTGCCAAGAACGTAACAAGAGCCGCGCCGACCGCGATTTTGGGCCGCACGTGATCCGCAACCAGCGGTCGCAACTGCGGCGATCGCTCAAGAGCCTCAAGCGGGAGGGTTTCCGGCACATCTTCAAGCTGGAGACGCCCGACGAGGTTGAGGCCGCCACGATCGAGCGGGTTCCGCTCTGGAACGACAAGCGAGACGAGCACGGCCCGTTCGACTTCATCGGCGACGTGCACGGTTGCTGCGACGAGCTTGAAGAGTTGCTGGTCCAACTCGGCTACGAATCACGACCGGTCGCCGATCCGGGCCCCGGTTGGACCGACTGCTGCTACGTGCATCCCCAGGGACGCAAGGCGGCATTCGTCGGCGACTTGGTGGACCGTGGGCCGCGCGTACTCGATACGTTGAGCTTAGTGCGGAACATGGTGATGGCCGGCTCGGCGATCTGCGTGCCAGGCAACCACGACGCCAAGCTGCTGCGCAAGTTGCGTGGCAAGAACGTGCAGCTCACGCACGGCCTCGCCGAGACCAAGGAGGAGATTGATGCGATCGCCGAAGAACAACAAGAAGCGTTCCGCAAAGAACTCTCGTCATTCCTCGACGGCTTGGTAAGTCACTACGTGCTCGACGACGGCAAGATCGTGGTCGCTCACGCGGGCATGAAGGAGTCGATGCAGGGCCGCGGCTCGGGCAAGGTGCGTGAGTTCGCCCTCTACGGCGAAACGACCGGCGAGACCGACGAGTTTGGCTTGCCCGTCCGCTACCCGTGGGCGAGCGAGTACCGGGGCGACGCGATGGTCGTCTACGGCCACACGCCGGTCCCCGAAGCGGAGTGGCTGAACAAGACGATCAACATCGACACGGGCTGTGTGTTCGGCGGCGCCCTGACGGCGCTGCGCTACCCGGAGCTGGAGACGGTCTCCGTCAAGGCGAAGCAGACCTACTGCGAACCTTCGCGCCCCTTCCTCGACGAGGACGAAAAGGCGCCAACGCTGTCGTCGCAGCAGGCGAACGACGACTTGCTCGATCTGGCCGATGTGACAGGCAAGCGGATTGTCTCCACTCGCCTGCGGCCGAACATCACGATCCGCGAAGAGAACGGCACGGCCGCCCTGGAGGTGATGAGCCGCTTCGCCGCCGACCCGCGTTGGCTCGTCTACCTGCCGCCGACCATGTCGCCGTCGGAGACCAGCACGAAAGAGGGCTACCTCGAACACCCCGAGGAAGCGCTCGGCTACTTCCGCAGCCAGGGCGTCCCGAATGTCGTGTGCGAAGAGAAGCACATGGGCTCGCGGGCGGTGGTGGTCGTCTGCCGCGACCAGGAAACCGCCACCAAGCGTTTCGGCGTCGAAGAAGAGGCTGGAATCATCACGACCCGCACCGGCCGTCGTTTCTTCAACGACCTCGGGATGGAGTCGGCTCTGCTCAGTCGTGTGCGTGACGCGTTGTCGGGAGCGGGTTTCTGGGAAGAGCACCAGACCGACTGGGTCGTGCTCGACTGCGAGCTGATGCCGTGGTCCGCCAAGGCTCAAGAGCTGGTGAAGTCGCAGTACGCCGCCGTCGGCTCGGCCGCCAACTCGGCGCTGCCGCCGGTGCTGGAGGCTTTGGAATCAACCGCCAACCGGCTCAGCGGTGAGGAGTCGGATTTGCTCGAAGGGCTTGCCGAGCAGTTTGGTCGCCAGCGAGAGTCCGCCAGCCGGTTCGTCGACGCCTACCGCCACTACTGCTGGCCGGTCGAGTCGGTCGAAGACTACAAGCTGGCCCCGTTCCACATCCTCGCGACCGAGGGCAAGGTCCATGTCCAGCAAAACCACGAGTGGCACATGCAGTCGCTCGCCAAGGTCTGCGAGCAGGACCCCAAGGTGCTACTCGCCACGCCGTACCACGTAGTCGACGTGACCGACCCCAAGCAGGTCGATCAGGCGATCAGTTGGTGGACCGAGCTGACCGAGGCGGGCGGCGAGGGGATGGTCGTGAAGCCGCTCGCATTCGTCCCCTGGAAGAACAGCATTGCCCGTGGCAAACGCGGTCTTCTTCAGCCAGCAGTAAAATGCCGAGGCCGCGAGTACCTTCGGATTATCTACAGCCCCGACTACACGAGCGAAGCGAACCTGTCACGGCTGCGTAGCCGTGGGGTAGGCGCCAAGCGTTCGCTCGCTCTGCGAGAGTTCGCTCTGGGTGTCGAAGCGTTGGAGCGGTTTGTCCGCCGCGAACCGTTGCGTCGCGTCCACGAGTGCGTATTCGGCGTTTTGGCGTTGGAGAGCGAGCCGGTCGATCCGCGGCTTTAG
- a CDS encoding LutC/YkgG family protein, with translation MPQDSKAAILGRVRAALRTPTSPQVMPPKAALELAESGPARAEAIRRSLPTGGENYEESKALFAEQSAALKTRFVPVPSLQAAGDELARMAAEHGWSRLGAHAGELVTPLAEKLGLETVMTDGGYDPNELERCEVGLTECDALVAQTGSVLVTTRSAGGRALSVLPPHHVVVARKSQLIGALVDAYELLESRYGDAYPSFMTFITGPSRTGDIERILVLGAHGPKELTVLLIEG, from the coding sequence ATGCCGCAAGACTCCAAAGCCGCGATCCTCGGCCGAGTGCGCGCCGCGCTGCGCACGCCCACGAGCCCTCAGGTGATGCCCCCCAAGGCCGCCTTGGAGCTCGCCGAGTCGGGCCCCGCGCGGGCCGAGGCGATCCGCCGCTCGCTCCCCACCGGCGGGGAGAACTACGAAGAGAGCAAGGCGCTGTTCGCCGAGCAGTCCGCCGCGCTCAAGACCCGGTTCGTCCCCGTGCCATCGCTCCAGGCCGCCGGCGATGAGCTCGCCCGCATGGCGGCCGAGCACGGCTGGTCGCGCCTCGGCGCCCACGCCGGAGAGCTCGTCACGCCGCTGGCCGAGAAGCTTGGCCTAGAGACCGTCATGACGGACGGCGGCTACGACCCGAACGAACTAGAACGCTGCGAAGTCGGCCTCACCGAGTGCGACGCCTTGGTGGCCCAAACCGGCAGCGTGCTGGTGACCACGCGCTCGGCCGGCGGCCGGGCGCTGTCGGTCTTGCCGCCGCACCACGTCGTGGTCGCTCGCAAGTCGCAGCTGATCGGCGCCCTGGTCGACGCCTACGAGCTGCTCGAGTCGCGCTACGGCGACGCCTACCCCAGCTTCATGACCTTCATCACCGGCCCCAGCCGCACCGGTGACATCGAGCGCATCTTGGTGCTCGGCGCCCACGGCCCGAAGGAGCTGACCGTGCTGCTCATCGAAGGGTGA
- a CDS encoding LutB/LldF family L-lactate oxidation iron-sulfur protein, giving the protein MSVNTVQFQTDADRMQQDGDRREFLRTALNGYILTRSGQQSKYGDYEAARTTAAAIKWQAIENLGEHLERFADNLEARGVHVHWCSDAAEARAAIVGVLKKHDAKAIVKSKCMTTEEIHLNELLEKQGYDVVESDLGEYIVQLRREAPYHFVFPAMHLKRGEIRELFERELGDAPTDDPEALTMIARQALRQKYLAADVGISGANFGVAETGMISITENEGNARLTTAMPKVHIALMGIEKVIPRFADLAVMLPMLALAGTGQRLTGYNSQFAGPRQEGECDGPEEMHVVLLDNHRTELLAHPEERDALRCIRCGACLNVCPVFKNVGGHTYGTTYQGPIGSVITPHLRGMKDWKHLSNASSLCGACTETCPVRIDLHHHLLRNRHSAAESSGGWAERMQMRGFALVMRQPWLYGIASSLGRWAHTLSRPIHGTRLDPVYAWRKTRDFPAPAPKTFQQLWRERKKDQPPRH; this is encoded by the coding sequence ATGAGCGTGAACACCGTCCAGTTTCAGACCGACGCCGACCGCATGCAGCAGGACGGCGACCGCCGCGAGTTCCTCCGCACGGCGCTCAACGGCTACATCCTCACCCGCAGCGGGCAGCAGTCGAAGTACGGCGACTACGAGGCGGCGCGCACCACCGCGGCCGCCATCAAGTGGCAGGCGATCGAGAACCTGGGCGAGCACCTCGAGCGGTTCGCCGACAACCTCGAAGCGCGCGGCGTCCACGTCCACTGGTGCTCGGACGCGGCCGAGGCCCGCGCGGCGATCGTCGGCGTGCTCAAGAAGCACGACGCCAAGGCGATCGTCAAAAGCAAGTGCATGACGACCGAGGAGATCCACCTCAACGAGCTGCTCGAGAAGCAAGGCTACGACGTCGTCGAGTCGGACCTCGGCGAGTACATCGTCCAGCTCCGCCGCGAGGCGCCCTACCACTTCGTCTTCCCCGCGATGCACCTGAAACGCGGCGAGATCCGCGAGCTGTTCGAGCGCGAGCTCGGCGACGCCCCGACCGACGACCCCGAGGCGCTCACCATGATCGCCCGCCAGGCGCTCCGGCAGAAGTACCTGGCCGCCGACGTCGGCATCAGCGGCGCCAACTTCGGCGTGGCCGAGACCGGCATGATCTCGATCACCGAGAACGAGGGGAACGCCCGCCTCACGACCGCCATGCCCAAGGTCCACATCGCGTTGATGGGGATCGAGAAGGTCATCCCACGATTCGCGGACCTGGCGGTGATGTTGCCGATGCTCGCCCTGGCCGGCACCGGCCAGCGGCTCACGGGCTACAACTCGCAGTTCGCCGGCCCCCGCCAAGAGGGCGAGTGCGACGGGCCCGAGGAGATGCACGTTGTCCTCCTCGACAACCACCGCACCGAGCTGCTAGCGCACCCCGAGGAACGCGACGCCCTCCGCTGCATCCGCTGCGGCGCCTGTCTGAACGTTTGCCCGGTCTTCAAGAACGTCGGCGGCCACACTTATGGCACCACCTACCAGGGGCCGATCGGCTCGGTCATCACGCCCCACCTGCGTGGCATGAAGGACTGGAAGCACCTCTCGAACGCCTCGTCGCTGTGCGGCGCCTGCACCGAGACCTGCCCGGTCCGCATCGACCTGCACCACCACCTGCTGCGCAACCGCCACTCGGCCGCCGAGTCGTCCGGCGGCTGGGCCGAACGCATGCAGATGCGCGGCTTCGCCCTCGTAATGCGCCAGCCCTGGCTCTACGGCATCGCGAGCTCGCTCGGCCGCTGGGCCCACACCCTCTCACGCCCGATCCACGGCACCCGGCTCGACCCGGTCTACGCCTGGCGTAAAACGCGTGACTTCCCCGCCCCCGCGCCCAAGACATTCCAACAACTCTGGCGCGAACGCAAGAAGGATCAACCACCGAGGCACTAA
- a CDS encoding L-rhamnose isomerase, translated as MTSVESRFESAKQQYADQGVDVEAALARLADIPISLHCWQGDDVAGFEVGGAELGGGIAVTGNYPGVARTACELRSDLEAALAQIPGRHRLNLHAIYAETDGKRIERDALAPEHFSAWIDWAKENLAGLDFNPTCFSHPLADSGFTLSSADPAVREFWIDHCVASRKIGLAMGEAMGTPCVTNVWIPDGYKDVPVDRLAPRQRLAESLDKVFAEELDPAAHLDAVESKLFGIGSESYVVGSHEFYLGYALTRGKVLCLDAGHFHPTETISDKLSAVLCNLDRVLLHVSRGVRWDSDHVVLLNDDLRAIADEIVRGGFEKRVHIGLDFFDASINRVAAWVIGVRATLKALLAALLEPTDRLKQVEADGDYTARLALLEEQKTMPLGAVWDHYCEQSGAAVGPAWLDVVRGYENDVLAKRA; from the coding sequence ATGACTTCTGTCGAATCGCGTTTCGAATCCGCCAAGCAGCAATACGCCGACCAGGGTGTCGACGTGGAGGCCGCGCTCGCGCGCCTGGCCGACATCCCGATCTCGCTGCACTGTTGGCAGGGCGACGACGTCGCCGGCTTCGAGGTCGGCGGCGCCGAGCTCGGCGGCGGCATCGCCGTGACGGGCAACTACCCCGGCGTGGCCCGCACGGCCTGCGAGCTGCGCAGCGACCTCGAGGCGGCGCTCGCCCAGATCCCCGGCCGCCACCGCCTGAACCTGCACGCCATCTACGCCGAGACCGACGGCAAGCGGATCGAACGCGACGCGCTCGCGCCCGAGCACTTCTCCGCCTGGATCGACTGGGCCAAGGAGAACCTCGCGGGCCTCGACTTCAACCCGACCTGCTTCTCGCACCCGCTGGCCGACAGCGGGTTCACCCTCTCGAGCGCCGACCCGGCGGTGCGGGAGTTCTGGATCGACCACTGCGTCGCCAGCCGCAAGATCGGCCTGGCGATGGGCGAGGCGATGGGCACGCCGTGCGTGACGAACGTCTGGATCCCGGACGGCTACAAGGACGTTCCGGTCGACCGCCTGGCGCCGCGCCAACGCCTCGCCGAGTCGCTCGACAAGGTCTTCGCCGAGGAGCTCGATCCCGCGGCGCACCTCGACGCGGTCGAGTCGAAGCTGTTCGGCATCGGCTCGGAGAGCTACGTCGTCGGCTCGCACGAGTTTTACTTGGGCTACGCCCTCACGCGCGGCAAGGTGCTCTGCCTCGACGCGGGCCACTTCCACCCGACCGAGACAATCTCCGACAAGCTCTCGGCCGTGCTCTGCAACCTCGACCGCGTGCTGCTGCACGTGAGCCGCGGCGTGCGTTGGGACAGCGACCACGTGGTGCTCCTGAACGACGACCTGCGTGCGATCGCCGACGAGATCGTCCGCGGCGGGTTCGAGAAGCGGGTCCACATCGGGCTCGACTTCTTCGACGCGAGCATCAACCGCGTGGCGGCGTGGGTCATCGGCGTGCGGGCGACGCTCAAGGCGCTCTTGGCCGCGTTGCTCGAACCGACCGACCGACTCAAGCAGGTCGAAGCCGACGGCGACTACACCGCCCGTCTCGCCTTGCTCGAAGAGCAGAAGACGATGCCGCTCGGCGCCGTGTGGGACCACTACTGCGAGCAGAGCGGCGCGGCCGTCGGGCCGGCGTGGCTCGACGTGGTGCGTGGCTACGAGAACGACGTGCTCGCCAAACGCGCCTAA
- a CDS encoding rhamnulokinase, with amino-acid sequence MTTAHLAIDLGASSGRAIIGVLEGSPARLRIEEVSRFEHTPGITPAGPVWDLTGIWNHITVALKRAVDWCSERTIEFASVGVDTWGVDWALVGTSGDLLSLPHCYRDPRNVEIADRVLEKMGGRDALYARTGIQHMPLNTIFQVAARHIDEPRLFDAADRLLFLPDLFHYWLSGEMSNERTIASTSSMLDVETGEWDSDLIAKLGLPEHLFSPLEDPGFEVGMVRDEIEQAIGAVAPIRVVAPAAHDTASAVAAVPFAPGEAASSAYLSSGTWSLLGIERESPLASPEAGAVPLTNERGVAGTVRVLKNIAGLWLVQELRRELLASGRNLSFAEMTEQAAAAEPFRTIVDPDFPDFALPGDMSGKVQRYAEATGQQAPENVGQFVRCCLEGLALGYRRTIDQVEKITGAKIETLHAVGGGVNNRLLSQFAAEAIHRPVICGPTEATAIGNLLMQAYGCGAVADRHEIREVVARSFETERFEAGSNGSGDWSAAQSTFAQLVARRGDLFE; translated from the coding sequence ATGACCACCGCCCACCTTGCAATCGACCTTGGCGCGAGCTCGGGGCGGGCCATCATCGGCGTGCTGGAGGGGAGCCCGGCGCGGCTGCGCATCGAAGAGGTGAGCCGCTTCGAGCACACCCCCGGCATCACGCCGGCCGGCCCGGTGTGGGACCTCACCGGCATCTGGAACCACATCACCGTGGCGCTCAAGCGGGCGGTCGATTGGTGCAGCGAGCGGACCATCGAGTTCGCCAGCGTGGGCGTCGACACCTGGGGCGTCGACTGGGCGCTGGTCGGCACGAGCGGCGACCTGCTCTCGCTGCCGCACTGCTACCGCGACCCGCGCAACGTGGAGATCGCCGACCGCGTGCTGGAGAAGATGGGCGGCCGCGACGCGTTGTACGCCCGCACCGGCATCCAGCACATGCCGCTCAACACGATCTTCCAGGTGGCGGCCCGCCACATCGACGAGCCCCGGCTGTTCGACGCGGCCGACCGGCTGCTGTTCTTGCCCGACTTGTTCCACTACTGGCTCTCGGGCGAGATGAGCAACGAGCGGACGATCGCCTCGACCAGCTCGATGCTCGACGTCGAGACCGGCGAGTGGGACAGCGACCTGATCGCCAAGCTCGGTTTGCCCGAGCACCTGTTCAGCCCGCTCGAGGACCCCGGCTTCGAGGTCGGCATGGTCCGCGACGAGATCGAGCAGGCGATCGGCGCCGTCGCGCCGATCCGCGTGGTCGCCCCCGCGGCCCACGACACGGCGAGCGCCGTGGCGGCCGTGCCGTTCGCCCCCGGCGAGGCGGCCAGCAGCGCCTACCTGTCGAGCGGCACCTGGTCGCTCTTGGGCATCGAGCGCGAGTCGCCGCTCGCCAGCCCCGAGGCGGGCGCCGTGCCGCTCACGAACGAGCGCGGCGTGGCGGGCACGGTGCGGGTGCTGAAGAACATCGCCGGCTTGTGGCTGGTGCAGGAGCTGCGGCGCGAGCTGCTGGCCTCGGGCCGCAACCTGTCGTTCGCCGAGATGACCGAGCAGGCCGCCGCCGCCGAGCCGTTCCGCACGATCGTCGACCCCGACTTCCCCGACTTCGCCCTGCCGGGCGACATGTCCGGCAAGGTGCAGCGCTACGCCGAGGCGACCGGCCAGCAGGCCCCGGAGAACGTCGGCCAGTTCGTCCGCTGCTGCCTGGAAGGGCTGGCGCTCGGCTACCGCCGCACGATCGACCAGGTCGAGAAGATCACCGGCGCCAAGATCGAGACCTTGCACGCCGTGGGCGGCGGGGTGAACAACCGTTTGCTCAGCCAGTTCGCCGCCGAGGCGATCCACCGGCCCGTCATCTGCGGACCGACCGAGGCCACCGCCATCGGCAACCTGCTGATGCAGGCCTACGGCTGCGGGGCCGTGGCCGACCGCCACGAGATCCGCGAGGTCGTGGCCCGATCGTTCGAGACCGAGCGTTTCGAGGCGGGCTCGAACGGCTCCGGCGACTGGAGCGCCGCCCAATCCACTTTCGCCCAACTCGTCGCACGCCGCGGCGACCTCTTCGAGTGA
- a CDS encoding (Fe-S)-binding protein codes for MNVSLFIPCFVDQLFPHVGLAMADVLERLGCTVDYPESQTCCGQPAFNCGYQEEAAKVADHFLRCFSQSEQVVVPSGSCAAMVKHFYKDLFRDTPREAEATRIGERTHEFSQFLVHQMGASDVGAKLPGRATFHDGCHGLRELGVKSEPRLLLEQVDGLELVEMTEAETCCGFGGTFSVKFPQVSTSMVEVKTESIEATGAEYVVSNDPSCLMQIQGYLTRQKKKPKCMHLAEVLASR; via the coding sequence TTGAACGTCAGTCTCTTTATCCCCTGCTTCGTCGACCAACTCTTTCCGCACGTCGGGCTGGCGATGGCCGACGTGCTTGAGCGACTCGGCTGCACGGTCGATTACCCCGAATCGCAGACCTGTTGCGGTCAACCCGCCTTCAACTGCGGATACCAGGAAGAAGCGGCCAAGGTCGCCGACCACTTCCTTCGCTGTTTCTCCCAGTCGGAACAGGTGGTTGTTCCCTCCGGATCGTGCGCCGCGATGGTCAAGCACTTCTACAAAGACTTGTTCCGAGACACGCCGCGCGAGGCCGAGGCGACCCGCATCGGGGAGCGGACCCACGAATTCAGCCAATTCCTGGTCCACCAGATGGGCGCCTCGGACGTGGGCGCCAAGCTCCCCGGCCGGGCCACCTTCCACGACGGCTGCCACGGCCTCCGCGAGCTGGGCGTCAAGAGCGAGCCGCGGCTGCTGCTCGAGCAGGTCGACGGACTCGAGCTGGTCGAGATGACCGAGGCCGAAACCTGCTGCGGGTTCGGCGGCACGTTCAGCGTGAAATTCCCCCAGGTGTCGACCTCGATGGTCGAAGTCAAAACCGAATCGATCGAGGCGACCGGCGCCGAGTACGTGGTATCGAACGACCCGAGCTGCCTGATGCAGATCCAGGGATACCTGACCCGACAAAAGAAGAAGCCCAAGTGCATGCACCTGGCGGAGGTGCTGGCCAGCCGATGA
- a CDS encoding bifunctional rhamnulose-1-phosphate aldolase/short-chain dehydrogenase, giving the protein MGDTQATESKAYKHVNHLWDDATAAKLSPAERLVYRSNCLGADQRITNTGGGNTSSKIDETDPLSGESVEVLWVKGSGGDLRTSKLENFASLHQDKLLSLRGVYADQPERGPKTPAEDGMVGLFPHCTFNLNPRASSIDTPLHGFLPAKHVDHMHPNSVIAVAASRRSKELGQEIFGDEIGWVPWLRPGFELGLMMQREVEANPALKGLIMSQHGLINWAEDDRECYDLTLSLIDKAAEFIESKDKGADTFGGAKFQPLGDEQRDTLLVDLLPWLRGQVSQQKRFIGTVQTDETILRFVNSHDAPRLAELGTSCPDHFLRTKIKPLYVDWNPQSEDLASLKEKIAAGLEKYRADYAEYYEACKHDNSPAMRDPNPTVILVPGVGMIAWGKNKSESRVTAEFYNCAVEVMRGAEAMDEYIALPRQEAFDIEYWLLEEAKLKRMPPEKELARKVVVVVGAGSGIGKETAHRLAKEGAHIVCADMNADAAQATADELTGIYGQGIGVAGTGVSGCGPAIAGDVNITCRESIQGLLKKTVLAYGGVDHVVVTAGVFIPPSRDGKVTDQQWQTTFDVNVRGLYNVGDECRELFAEQGLRGSVVLTTSVNAVVSKKGSVAYDTSKAAANHLVRELAVELAPLVRVNGVAPATVVEGSTMFPRDRVIASLTKYDIPFEESGSDDELRSKLANFYAQRTLTKAPITPADQAEAIAFLVSDKSSKTTGQVISVDGGLIDAFLR; this is encoded by the coding sequence ATGGGCGACACTCAGGCGACGGAATCCAAGGCCTACAAGCACGTCAACCACCTGTGGGACGACGCCACAGCGGCGAAGCTATCGCCGGCCGAGCGGCTCGTTTACCGCTCGAACTGCTTGGGCGCCGACCAGCGCATCACCAACACCGGCGGCGGCAACACCTCGTCGAAGATCGACGAGACCGACCCGCTGTCGGGCGAATCGGTCGAGGTGCTGTGGGTCAAAGGCTCCGGAGGCGACCTCCGCACCAGCAAGCTCGAGAACTTCGCCTCGCTCCACCAGGACAAGCTGCTCTCCCTGCGAGGAGTATACGCCGACCAACCCGAACGGGGACCCAAGACCCCGGCCGAGGACGGCATGGTCGGCCTCTTCCCGCACTGCACGTTCAATCTGAACCCGCGTGCGAGCTCGATCGACACGCCGCTGCACGGCTTCTTGCCGGCCAAGCACGTCGACCACATGCACCCGAACTCGGTGATCGCCGTTGCGGCGAGCCGCCGCAGCAAGGAGCTCGGCCAAGAGATCTTCGGCGACGAGATCGGCTGGGTCCCCTGGCTCAGGCCCGGCTTCGAGTTGGGCCTGATGATGCAGCGCGAGGTCGAGGCCAACCCGGCGCTCAAAGGCCTCATTATGAGCCAGCACGGCCTGATCAACTGGGCCGAGGACGACCGCGAGTGCTACGACCTCACGCTGTCGTTGATCGACAAGGCGGCCGAGTTCATCGAGTCCAAGGACAAGGGCGCCGACACCTTCGGCGGCGCCAAGTTCCAGCCGCTCGGCGACGAGCAGCGTGACACGCTCCTGGTCGACCTGCTGCCGTGGCTCCGCGGCCAGGTTTCGCAGCAGAAGCGGTTCATCGGCACGGTGCAGACCGACGAGACGATCCTCCGCTTCGTCAACTCGCACGACGCGCCGCGTCTGGCGGAGCTCGGCACGAGCTGCCCCGACCACTTCTTGCGGACCAAGATCAAGCCGCTGTACGTCGACTGGAACCCCCAGTCCGAGGACCTCGCGTCGCTCAAGGAGAAGATCGCCGCGGGGCTCGAGAAGTACCGCGCCGACTACGCCGAGTACTACGAGGCGTGCAAGCACGACAACTCGCCGGCGATGCGCGACCCGAACCCCACGGTGATCCTGGTGCCGGGCGTCGGCATGATCGCCTGGGGCAAGAACAAGAGCGAGTCGCGCGTCACCGCGGAGTTCTACAACTGCGCGGTCGAGGTGATGCGCGGCGCCGAGGCGATGGACGAGTACATCGCGCTGCCGCGGCAAGAGGCGTTCGACATCGAGTACTGGCTCTTGGAAGAGGCGAAGCTCAAGCGGATGCCGCCCGAGAAGGAGCTGGCCCGCAAGGTGGTGGTGGTTGTCGGCGCCGGTTCGGGCATCGGCAAAGAGACGGCCCACCGCCTCGCCAAAGAGGGCGCCCACATCGTCTGCGCCGACATGAACGCCGACGCCGCCCAGGCCACGGCCGACGAGCTCACCGGCATCTACGGCCAGGGCATCGGCGTGGCGGGCACGGGCGTGTCGGGCTGCGGCCCGGCGATCGCCGGCGACGTGAACATCACCTGCCGCGAGTCGATCCAGGGCCTGCTGAAGAAGACGGTCTTGGCCTACGGCGGCGTCGACCACGTGGTCGTGACGGCCGGCGTGTTCATCCCCCCCAGCCGCGACGGCAAGGTGACCGACCAGCAGTGGCAGACGACGTTCGACGTGAACGTTCGCGGCCTCTACAACGTGGGCGACGAGTGCCGCGAGCTGTTCGCCGAGCAAGGCCTCCGCGGCTCGGTGGTGCTCACGACGAGCGTCAACGCCGTGGTGTCGAAGAAGGGCTCGGTCGCGTACGACACGTCGAAGGCGGCGGCCAACCACTTGGTCCGCGAGCTGGCCGTCGAGCTCGCCCCGCTGGTCCGCGTGAACGGCGTGGCGCCCGCCACGGTGGTCGAGGGCTCGACCATGTTCCCCCGCGACCGGGTGATCGCCTCGCTCACGAAGTACGACATCCCGTTCGAGGAGTCGGGCAGCGACGACGAGCTGCGTAGCAAGCTGGCGAACTTCTACGCCCAACGCACGCTGACCAAGGCGCCGATCACCCCGGCCGACCAGGCCGAAGCGATCGCGTTCCTCGTCTCCGACAAGTCGAGCAAGACCACCGGCCAGGTGATCTCGGTCGACGGCGGCCTGATCGACGCGTTCCTCCGATAA